One window of the Papaver somniferum cultivar HN1 unplaced genomic scaffold, ASM357369v1 unplaced-scaffold_115, whole genome shotgun sequence genome contains the following:
- the LOC113329128 gene encoding SNF2 domain-containing protein CLASSY 1-like — MCRLSRRIVVAHGGIKSLSIRKGELDVHLESPDEVGVTEKIPVGNLRMRSRRATVSDCMCFLRPGVDICILSKDSGEEKVWIDAKVNSIARTPHESGCTCRFFVNLYRKRVPSDMRWWTLNKEIMEVTIDDISIRKPSEDEYYRWSYLKDCPSRNDAKLLRLQFSCDLSWMLVASTLKGFDFEILSMRRKIFYQFLEDNQDICSTGSDKALKFVNFYMDDDVFKPNILTIVPESALISSDQENTSMEDSLDDQLELRRSGRKSVQPERYVGNPWSSNVKSAKRTARVREVDEEPWEMSSEDNDWWDEPIVRTERTHDTIPNLRIERKRDTIHNLRAERKHDSIRSSNLQLVTYEVNTGSMDQPTVGIKRNHENMQASNLELVPSQINIGGIDQPVALDMKTNDDCMHGSDEMESSTEQLGGDVISVKRPRYADPPVVYETSKQKKDLCRQQVQHCDSISKQSKEYFMSRMNRYSNLISASNIDSPQAEKRKAENKEEGGPSVSSKSSKGEKDLCEKVQHYS; from the exons ATGTGTCGC CTTTCGAGGCGTATTGTGGTAGCTCATGGTGGCATTAAGAGCCTGAGTATTAGGAAAGGGGAATTGGATGTGCATTTAGAATCCCCTGACGAGGTGGGTGTCACCGAGAAAATACCGGTGGGTAATTTGCGAATGAGGTCAAGAAGAGCGACGGTATCTGATTGCATGTGTTTTTTGAGGCCTGGTGTAGATATCTGTATATTGTCAAAGGATTCAGGCGAAGAAAAG GTATGGATTGATGCTAAGGTTAATTCGATTGCGAGGACACCTCATGAATCTGGATGCACCTGCCGGTTCTTCGTTAACTTGTACAGAAAACGTGTACCATCTGATATGAGATGGTGGACACTTAACAAAGAAATTATGGAAGTTACAATTGATGATATTTCTATCCGAAAGCCTTCTGAAGACGAGTATTACAGGTGGTCTTATTTGAAAGATTGTCCTTCCAGAAATGATGCTAAGTTGCTCCGGCTTCAGTTCTCGTGTGACCTTTCGTGGATGCTTGTTGCGTCTACATTGAAAGGTTTCGACTTTGAAATATTGTCAATGCGAAGGAAGatcttttatcaatttcttgAAGACAATCAAGATATCTGTTCAACTGGCTCTGACAAGGCTTTAAAGTTCGTCAATTTCTACATGGATGATGATGTTTTTAAACCTAATATCCTAACCATTGTGCCAGAGTCTGCTTTGATATCATCTGATCAAGAGAATACCTCCATGGAAGACTCCCTTGATGATCAGCTTGAATTGAGGCGGTCCGGTCGAAAGTCTGTACAACCCGAACGTTATGTTGGCAATCCATGGTCTTCCAATGTGAAGAGTGCAAAAAGAACAGCTAGAGTAAGAGAAGTCGATGAGGAGCCATGGGAAATGTCTTCTGAGGATAATGACTGGTGGGACGAGCCAATAGTGCGTACAGAAAGAACGCATGATACTATTCCCAATTTGCGTATAGAAAGAAAGCGTGATACTATTCACAATTTGCGTGCAGAAAGAAAGCATGATAGTATCCGCAGTTCAAACTTGCAACTCGTTACGTACGAAGTCAATACCGGCAGCATGGACCAGCCGACAGTAGGTATAAAaagaaatcatgaaaatatgcagGCTTCAAACTTAGAACTCGTTCCATCCCAAATCAATATTGGCGGCATCGACCAGCCAGTAGCTCTGGATATGAAAACAAATGATGATTGTATGCACGGTTCAGATGAGATGGAATCAAGCACAGAACAGCTAGGTGGAGATGTTATAAGTGTAAAGCGGCCTCGATATGCTGATCCTCCTGTGGTTTACGAAACgtcaaaacaaaagaaagactTGTGTAGGCAGCAAGTTCAACACTGCGACAGCATTTCGAAACAAAGCAAGGAGTATTTTATGTCCCGTATGAACAGGTATAGCAACTTGATTTCTGCAAGTAATATTGATAGTCCTCAAGCAGAAAAAAGGAAGGCTGAAAACAAGGAGGAGGGTGGTCCTTCAGTGAGCAGTAAAAGTTCAAAAGGAGAGAAAGATTTGTGTGAAAAGGTTCAACATTACTCGTGA